The following is a genomic window from Vitis vinifera cultivar Pinot Noir 40024 chromosome 6, ASM3070453v1.
tgcataaAATAGATTGGACTAACCAATTCAAGTTTTTTGTGACTTATTTATGATCATTTTGATGGAACCAACTAGTGTTGTTAGTGTGTAAAATATACTGGCCTAACCAATCTAAATTGGAATTGTCAGGTTATCCCTGATCATTGGTCAAAACTGCAAATCATATTGATATGATCAACTAGTTTTATTTGTTTGCTGTTATACATTCTCATTTGGTGATGTAATCCTACTTCCCTTCACTTTTCAATTCAATTGCTACAGCATTAAAATGTATACTGTTCTTAAACAAGTAAAactttctcattttcatttaaccttggattccctTTAAAGGAATTTCAAATAGaattatcattttttcttagcaacttctaatttttgttttaattgatattataatttaaaaacacaCACAGCCACACAATATCACCATCTGAATAGCTTTATTAATAGTACTGATAACAAGacttaaaaattgataatttgcAGCTAAATGCATTGAAGATATTGTGTGGGATGTCTCGACTCTTTTTTCCGTGTAGGAGTCTGTCCCTTCATGAACTAAAgcatttaattttcttctaacATTTTGAGGCTGTGATTGCATTATGGTTGAAGATTGTGATCACAATAAGTATTGAGATTACAGATCCATGTTGTGACCTCAGTCTCCCAGGTTCCTCAATATTCTTTTTAAGCCTTGTCACCTGCACTTTTACTCTGTAAaaccttataaataaaattgaattttccaATTTGCTTATTAATTACAATATTAGCTAGAACAAAAGGATGTTAGCAATTTTAGCAACAGTACTGGGATATGACAACAGCCTTTTGATTCCCCTTAACTTGTGGACCAAAGCTTATGTTCTACATATTTTTGGATCATGTTATTAATAGCAGCATGATTTACATTTTTCAGAAAGTAATTTCTTGGATATGCAGTTTCACTTTCCTGCAGTTTATCACTGACAAATTTGTActgattttaatttctattacaACCTCTGTTACTTGTTCTTTATGATGATTGCTTCCAGCCTCTTGAAGAGTTTATGGTAGGGGGGATTAAGTATACATATTGTTGCACTGCCCAGTATTTTGAGTGTATAATACATATCTGAATGGTAGTAGATTTTTAGTTCCGAGACCCCTTATGACTGTAATaacatatattttcaatttcaatattGTGGATCACCAAGCTAATAATTACCTctatactttcttttttttcttttaaattccaTTACCAACGTTGATGAGAATGATGAGGGCTATAGTGGGAAGACATGTTGCAAATGAGTGTGAGAGAAAACATGAGAGATGCTCCAACAAAGATCACTAGGAGAGCACTGAATGTGATATTGACTATGTATGATGAAGTTCTATGACAGGGCCATTAAGGGGGAGTCTATGGCACTGCTGGATGAGTTGGAAAGGACAGGAATTAGGAAGAAGAGAGCATGAGTAGGTTGGCAAAACCTGATCTGTCAATTGATTCTGGAGGAATTGGGATAAGGTGTCAATAACAGCTATCCCGATACTGATGATTCTAATAAAATGAGGtttaaatttacattttatttaatgAAGTTTAagatcattatttatttaatttgatataactCATGGCAGGACATGTCATAAATAAGCTTTCagtgttcattttttttttttcctttggaagTAGCTTTGCCAGCCCTTTTTGTTGAAACtacattttcatataaataaagAGTTTCCAAGTATGGTTATGGTCTAGATAACAAGTTTTCAATGTTCATTCTGTGTCGTGAATTCTCATGCAACATAACACCCAGTAGTGCCTTAGAAAGGTTCCACTTACTGATAAGGTATCAACAAATACTAGTACCAGGGCCAGAGCTATACCCGTGCTTCCTTGCTTCCAAATCTTGGCAACTGCAAAGTGCACAGAACAACAGGTCTCTTTTCAGAAAAATTTTCACTGCTCCGGCTGATGATTTCAGTAGAAGAATTTCTTGCTGGAATTTATGATAAGTTCCATGCAGTCTAGCACTCTAAAATACCAATCCATGGGTTAAACTAATACCTTTGCAGTTTACCATATGCTTATATATTTCCATTTTTGTGTCCTTTTTTTAATCTGTCATTAAACGTTCTCCAAGTATTATTGTGGGGTTTTTGTGCTGATTGTCAACATGTGTCTTGGTTTACTTTCTACATCATTATTACTTTTTGCATTTATGTGTTGTGTGTTATCTGCCATTGGGTTATTGCAAAGACTCATATGTTCTGGTTTTGGCATTTTGGCCCTGGTTATGTGAATAATTATGTTATTGCAATAAACCATATCGATAATGTTTTTATCTCTTTACTTATAATTTATCTATGAATCGATGTGGTTActgttattttttcttaattgcaTGATGGTAAaaatcctcttcttcttcttcttctttgttttaccttatattaattttttttaagcagGGAAGGATTTCTTTCCAGATTGGACAATTCTGTTTGTGGTAGCAGTAACTGCTCTGATACCTTATCCGACAGTGACATTGATGGCTACGGTCATGACCAAAATCAAGCAAACAGTTCGCTAGAGGTTCTAGATGAAATTCATGATCAATCTGAGCAGAGTCAAATAATCAGTGACATCCATGATACCACAAATGTTTTGGAAGGCAACTCATTTGAAGACATAAATCAGCAGGAATCTACTGCTCAAGTACAAGAGTGGCAGGAGCAAGTTCTGGAAAATGAGGACAGAGGCTGGCAACAGTCAGACGGTGTTGGCTCTATTGAAGTAAGAAGTGGTAATGCTGAAGATTCAGAGGGAAACTGGCAGGAAAACTCCCAAGAAATTTTGAGGAATGAAGGTGGACAAGATCATCTCCAAGAAGCCCATGAAGAATTTCAAGAACAACTTGAGCCTAGTAGCAGGGAAAATGATGCCCATGGCTTATCAGTTAATACAAATGATTTAGAAGGTGACAcaattgaaaatgtgaattGGCAAAACTCTATTGCTCAAGTAGAAGAGTGGCAAGAACAAGTCAGAGAAAATGAGGAAGCATCAGGAAGTGAAGGTGGGGAGCATGGTTTTCAGGAAGAAGCCCATGATTCGTGGCATGAGGTCAGCTCTCAAGAGGTTGCAGAAAATTGGTTAGAAGGGCCTTCTGATCAGGAGGCTGTTATGGTTGGAAGGGTTGATAGATTTTATTTTCCCGATGATGATAATGTGTACAATATGGAACTCAGGGAACTCCTAAGCAGGTATGAAACCTTATTATTAAAGGTCTTATATATTTGGTCTTTTGAAATGTTCCAGTATTCAATGGGAATTTTTTTCATGTTGCAGGAGAAGTGTCTCTAATCTTCTTCGGAGTGGTTTCCGTGAAAACCTGGACCGATTGATACAATCATATGTGGAAAGGCAAGTCCATGACCCTGTTGACTGGGAACCACATGGAACATCATCTCTGCCTGCTTCAGCAGAGCAAGATCAGGAGCAGCAAACTGGAGATCAGAATGAGGGTCGAACAGATGATGTTGAGAGTCCTCCGTCCGTTCTACCATCATCACTAGTGCCCCGTTTTCTGCCCCTTTGGGATCAAGAGTTACACCATGATAATTGGTCACAGCAAAATATGCATCCCCGCTTTGGAATGGTAAGTCCATCCCTCCTTACTAATGAGCTTGATCCTTTTGGAAACCCATGTTTATATTAAATTGCAActcctgttttcttcttcttcctttttttttcgcTAGTTAACTAAGAAGGATAGCATTTTAGATTTGTCTAACTTCGAAGGAGTATCCTTCACACTGTGGCTTTAAAACTTTCTGACACATTTTTCTAGGAATATCCatttttgtggttttagcttgatatgatttaatttgattgttTGGAGCAGGAATGGGAGGTCATTAATGACCTGAGGATTGACTTGGCTAGGCTGCAGCAGAGGATGAACAACATGCAGAGAATGCTTGAGGCTTGCATGGATATGCAACTTGAGTTGCAGCGCTCAATAAAACAAGAAGTTTCTGCAGCCCTGAATCGCTCAGTGGGTTCCCCAGGTCTGTCTATGATCTTCAATAACTTGGCTCCATTTGATTCATGGAAAGTATGAATAAaagtagaaaggaaaaaaattaggaagggaaaaagaaattagaaaaaaaaaaaaaaagaagttaaaaaaaatgtttaaaaccTGATTCATGTTTTGAATCATGTTTTCCAATGAATTTAAACATGTGTAAGGTTTTAGCACTCTTCAAAAAATTCTCAttacatttcatttttctttgtatttttcttgcAGAAGTGAACGAGGAGTGTTTGCCAAAGGATGGATCTAAGTGGGATCATGTGAGAAAAGGAATTTGCTGTATATGTTGTGACAGCCATATCGATTCTTTACTGTACAGGTAAAAGTCATAAAATTTTAAGAGCTCCATGAGGCagataaaaccaaatatgtaTTGCTGTTGAAGCACATCATCTGACATCATTTGTCCTGTGTCTTTTCAGATGTGGGCACATGTGCACGTGTTCCAAGTGTGCAAGCGAGTTGGTTCAGGGTAGAGGTAAATGCCCCATGTGTTGGGCGCCTGTAGTTGAGGTCATCCGTGCTTATTCCATTCTATAATTGAGAGAGAGATTCAAACCTCGGAATGGCAAGATATAGAATCAATATATATAGTATATCATTTCTTGCTCCTGGATTCCTCCAGGTACTTGGCTGCAATTTTTTCCCTTGTATGACCGGATTGTACGATTGGAAGAACAACTAATTCATTGCCTTTTTAACTCCTGATAATAATGCTGAGTGGAAGTTGATTCTATTAATAAATGATTCACTTCTAAGGGTTGAGTGTTTCTGTTAAGATCGTTATCACTACTACACCCATGTAAATCTATTCACATATGAGTACAGTTTTTTCTCCCAATTTTATTAAGAGAGTATTTAGGATTGCTTTCAATTGAAATCCTTTCTCCAACAAATCctataaatggcttttaaaattttttaaaacgctctctaaattttatcaaacatagaGTTTGAGGATAGACCTTTGGAACTATGGAGTTCGTCTCAACATGATCTACTAGGGATGTAGATTTCAATGGGCCACAATTTGGCTTTGAATTTTCTTCAATATGGTAG
Proteins encoded in this region:
- the LOC100243144 gene encoding uncharacterized protein LOC100243144, which translates into the protein MAIAGLHNVSVLDSPFLRESQSPVSSRRSDQARLSTQTSSPRQMWRDLEDEQVGQGPGRRQGRFQQQRSDELNTDLSSVTVSESQRSVDGGGLDRLSEVEYGPWSQSQAGSQNENDDSNGLGCEPSPDFGDVERERVRQIFRDWMNSGMMGHTSNVSQVNNTTRAQWLGETEQERVRIVREWVQMTSQPRGTLSARREEQVAEIGAQIERVRDGLVVNCHEGQTEPVRRVGILRLCGRQALLDMLVRTGRERQRELQQLSEHSVVSDFAHRNRIQSLLRGRFLRNNRLAEDERPASVAASELGLLRQRRTVSGLREGFLSRLDNSVCGSSNCSDTLSDSDIDGYGHDQNQANSSLEVLDEIHDQSEQSQIISDIHDTTNVLEGNSFEDINQQESTAQVQEWQEQVLENEDRGWQQSDGVGSIEVRSGNAEDSEGNWQENSQEILRNEGGQDHLQEAHEEFQEQLEPSSRENDAHGLSVNTNDLEGDTIENVNWQNSIAQVEEWQEQVRENEEASGSEGGEHGFQEEAHDSWHEVSSQEVAENWLEGPSDQEAVMVGRVDRFYFPDDDNVYNMELRELLSRRSVSNLLRSGFRENLDRLIQSYVERQVHDPVDWEPHGTSSLPASAEQDQEQQTGDQNEGRTDDVESPPSVLPSSLVPRFLPLWDQELHHDNWSQQNMHPRFGMEWEVINDLRIDLARLQQRMNNMQRMLEACMDMQLELQRSIKQEVSAALNRSVGSPEVNEECLPKDGSKWDHVRKGICCICCDSHIDSLLYRCGHMCTCSKCASELVQGRGKCPMCWAPVVEVIRAYSIL